One genomic region from Arthrobacter sp. FB24 encodes:
- a CDS encoding dienelactone hydrolase family protein has protein sequence MTIIDLSGAGSTAATPSGAAGTGSPNLRGYLAEPPGPGPFPAVLMIHEAFGLNDISRRQADRLAAAGYLTLAVDLFSNGGMRRCIVSTMRSMASGSGQAFTDLAIAQAWLEKSGRTNGKVGVIGFCMGGGFALLLANKGFDAAAVNYGRLPKNPEDALAGACPVVGNFGNADRSLPGAAAKLEATLENLGIEHDIKEFDGAGHAFMNDAEEGPRLLRPLFRVMGIKPDPDAAAEAWQRIEDHFARYLKG, from the coding sequence ATGACGATCATCGACCTCAGCGGTGCCGGCAGTACCGCGGCCACGCCCTCAGGCGCCGCCGGAACCGGATCCCCGAACCTGCGCGGGTACCTGGCCGAGCCACCGGGACCGGGCCCGTTCCCCGCCGTCCTGATGATCCACGAAGCATTCGGCCTCAACGACATTTCACGCCGCCAGGCGGACCGGCTGGCAGCCGCCGGCTACCTGACGTTGGCGGTGGACCTTTTCAGCAACGGCGGCATGCGGCGTTGCATAGTCTCCACCATGCGGTCGATGGCGTCCGGCTCCGGCCAGGCCTTCACGGACCTGGCCATTGCGCAGGCCTGGCTGGAGAAGTCCGGCCGGACCAACGGCAAGGTGGGCGTAATCGGCTTCTGCATGGGCGGCGGCTTCGCCCTGCTGCTCGCCAACAAAGGCTTTGACGCCGCCGCCGTCAACTACGGCAGGCTGCCGAAGAATCCGGAAGACGCCTTGGCGGGGGCTTGCCCCGTGGTGGGCAACTTCGGCAACGCGGACCGCTCCCTGCCCGGAGCCGCAGCGAAACTCGAAGCAACGTTGGAGAACCTGGGCATCGAGCACGACATCAAGGAATTCGACGGCGCCGGCCACGCCTTCATGAATGACGCCGAGGAGGGCCCCCGGCTCCTCCGCCCGTTGTTCCGGGTGATGGGCATCAAGCCGGACCCGGACGCGGCTGCAGAAGCCTGGCAACGGATCGAAGACCATTTCGCCCGGTACCTGAAGGGCTGA
- a CDS encoding metal ABC transporter ATP-binding protein: MSSPAILVENVTVHYGEVLALDAASLTLDSARICGLIGMNGSGKSTLFKVIMGMIKPDAGRVLINGASPAKARKEGGIGYVPQSEDVDWQFPLSVRDVVMMGRYGHQGFTRRPSKADREAVDLALDRVELSEFANRQIGQLSGGQKKRAFVARGIAQGATMMLLDEPFAGVDKRSEATITRLLRELASDGCTILISTHDLHALPQLCDEAVLLMRKVLMHGPPEVVLQPEHLAMAFGLDVLNRDLPATDRPIPDLPATDLFRQQGRN; encoded by the coding sequence ATGAGCAGCCCGGCCATCCTGGTTGAAAACGTCACGGTCCACTACGGGGAGGTCCTGGCGCTGGATGCCGCGTCCCTGACGTTGGACTCCGCCCGGATCTGCGGCCTGATCGGCATGAACGGCTCCGGCAAGTCCACGCTGTTCAAGGTGATCATGGGAATGATCAAGCCCGACGCCGGCCGCGTCCTCATCAACGGAGCGTCACCTGCCAAGGCCCGCAAGGAAGGGGGAATCGGCTACGTCCCGCAAAGCGAAGACGTAGACTGGCAGTTCCCGCTGTCCGTCCGCGACGTGGTGATGATGGGCCGCTACGGGCACCAGGGCTTCACCCGCCGCCCCTCCAAGGCCGACCGCGAGGCCGTCGACCTCGCGCTGGACCGGGTGGAACTGTCCGAGTTCGCGAACCGGCAGATCGGCCAGCTGTCCGGCGGCCAGAAGAAGCGCGCGTTCGTGGCGCGCGGCATCGCCCAAGGTGCCACCATGATGCTCCTGGACGAGCCGTTCGCCGGGGTGGACAAGCGCTCAGAAGCCACCATCACGCGCCTGCTGCGTGAACTCGCCTCGGACGGCTGCACCATCCTCATCTCCACCCACGATCTCCACGCCCTGCCCCAGCTCTGCGACGAAGCCGTGCTGCTGATGCGCAAGGTCCTCATGCACGGCCCGCCCGAGGTGGTCCTGCAGCCCGAGCACCTGGCCATGGCCTTCGGCCTGGACGTCCTCAACCGGGACCTCCCAGCTACGGACCGTCCAATCCCGGACCTTCCAGCCACGGACCTTTTCCGGCAACAGGGCAGGAACTAA
- a CDS encoding metal ABC transporter substrate-binding protein has translation MPKFLFRCAKVVRRTGVLRSAGAAAVALSLCLSLTACGGAAPGQGPGDEKPVVLTTFTVLADVAQNVAGDKLQVESITKAGAEIHGYEPTPGDIRKASKADLILDNGLNLEAWFAQFVEGLDVPHAVVSEGVKVMSISEDSYQGKPNPHAWMSPVNVQIYVDNMVKAFSKLDPDNASTFEANGAAYKAKLQAVKDEMVQKLATVPEAQRALVTCEGAFSYLTRDAGLKEVYIWAVNAEQQATPQQIARAIEFVKANKVPAVFCESTVSDAPMRQVVGATGAKFGGVLYVDSLSEADGPVPTYLDLIRHDSRIITEALAGAQAGAAS, from the coding sequence ATGCCTAAATTTCTGTTTCGGTGCGCCAAAGTAGTCCGCCGAACCGGGGTCCTTCGCTCTGCTGGGGCCGCCGCCGTCGCCCTTTCCCTTTGCCTGTCCCTCACCGCGTGCGGGGGTGCCGCCCCCGGCCAAGGCCCAGGCGATGAGAAGCCCGTGGTGCTGACCACCTTCACCGTGCTGGCCGACGTGGCGCAGAACGTGGCAGGGGACAAGCTGCAGGTCGAATCCATCACCAAGGCCGGCGCCGAAATCCACGGCTATGAGCCCACGCCCGGGGACATCCGGAAGGCCTCCAAGGCGGACCTGATCCTGGACAACGGGCTGAACCTGGAGGCCTGGTTCGCCCAGTTCGTCGAGGGCCTGGATGTTCCGCACGCCGTGGTGAGCGAGGGCGTGAAGGTGATGTCCATCAGCGAAGACTCCTATCAGGGCAAGCCGAACCCGCACGCCTGGATGTCGCCGGTGAACGTGCAGATCTACGTGGACAACATGGTGAAGGCCTTCTCCAAGCTCGATCCGGACAATGCCTCCACCTTCGAGGCCAACGGTGCCGCCTACAAGGCCAAACTGCAGGCCGTGAAGGACGAGATGGTGCAGAAGCTCGCAACCGTCCCCGAGGCACAGCGTGCCCTGGTGACCTGTGAAGGCGCCTTCTCCTACCTGACCCGCGACGCAGGCCTCAAGGAGGTCTACATCTGGGCCGTCAACGCCGAGCAGCAGGCCACGCCGCAGCAGATCGCCCGGGCCATCGAATTCGTCAAGGCCAACAAGGTCCCGGCTGTCTTCTGCGAGTCCACGGTGTCCGACGCCCCCATGCGCCAGGTGGTGGGAGCCACGGGAGCGAAATTCGGCGGAGTGCTCTACGTCGATTCCCTGTCTGAGGCGGACGGTCCCGTGCCCACGTACCTGGACCTGATCCGGCACGACTCCAGGATCATCACCGAAGCACTCGCTGGTGCTCAGGCGGGGGCGGCATCATGA
- a CDS encoding metal ABC transporter permease — translation MDLFDLVLEPLSYDFMVRAIITTALAAIVCAVLSCWLVLIGWSLMGDAVSHAVLPGVVLAYIVGAPFAIGALVFALIAVTLIGVVRNTSRVKEDAAIGIVFSSLFALGLVLISVTPSQTDLNHIIFGNLLGVSIPDLIQVLVLGVVAFAILILKRRDLTLYAFDPTHAHAIGLSPKRLGALLLGLLALTSVVALQTVGVVLVVAMLIIPGATAYLLTDRFSRMLVIAPVISAVCSITGIYLSYYLDTASGAMVVLTQGVVFAAVYLFSPRQGLIGTRLAKARRRKAVALAV, via the coding sequence ATGGACCTCTTCGACCTCGTGCTTGAACCCTTGAGCTACGACTTCATGGTGCGCGCCATCATCACCACGGCGCTCGCGGCCATCGTCTGTGCCGTGCTGAGCTGCTGGCTGGTGCTCATCGGCTGGTCACTCATGGGCGACGCCGTCTCCCACGCCGTGCTGCCCGGCGTCGTCCTGGCCTACATCGTCGGGGCGCCGTTCGCGATCGGGGCGCTGGTCTTCGCGCTGATCGCCGTCACCCTGATCGGGGTGGTTCGGAACACCAGCCGGGTCAAGGAGGACGCCGCGATCGGCATCGTGTTCAGCTCGCTGTTCGCCCTGGGCCTGGTGCTCATCTCCGTCACGCCGAGCCAGACCGACCTCAACCACATCATCTTTGGCAACCTGCTGGGCGTCAGCATTCCGGACCTCATCCAGGTGCTGGTGCTGGGCGTGGTGGCGTTCGCCATCCTCATCCTCAAGCGCCGGGACCTGACGCTGTACGCCTTCGACCCCACGCACGCCCACGCCATCGGCCTGTCACCGAAGCGGCTGGGGGCGCTGCTGCTGGGCCTGCTGGCGCTGACCTCTGTGGTGGCCCTGCAGACCGTGGGTGTCGTGCTGGTGGTGGCCATGCTGATCATCCCCGGAGCCACGGCGTACCTGCTGACGGACCGCTTCTCCCGCATGCTGGTGATCGCCCCCGTGATCTCGGCGGTGTGCTCGATCACCGGCATCTACCTGAGCTACTACCTCGACACCGCCTCGGGCGCGATGGTGGTGCTCACCCAGGGTGTGGTGTTCGCCGCGGTCTACCTCTTCAGCCCGCGCCAGGGACTGATCGGCACCCGGCTGGCGAAGGCCCGACGCAGGAAAGCGGTAGCGCTCGCCGTCTGA
- a CDS encoding CsbD family protein produces the protein MGIGDKIQNEAEHLGGKAKEAAGNATDNDRLRAEGQKDQVVADAKKVGENVKDEFKRD, from the coding sequence ATGGGTATCGGAGACAAAATTCAGAACGAAGCAGAGCACCTTGGCGGCAAGGCCAAGGAAGCGGCCGGCAACGCCACGGACAATGACCGTCTGCGCGCAGAGGGTCAGAAGGACCAGGTTGTTGCCGACGCCAAGAAAGTTGGCGAAAACGTGAAGGACGAGTTCAAAAGAGACTAA
- a CDS encoding ABC-F family ATP-binding cassette domain-containing protein, giving the protein MTEHLSLTGVTHGYGDRRLFTDVHLSVGAGEHVAVVGENGAGKSTLLRILAGIEAPDEGTAVSHGRVGYLAQTTGLPATFTVGDAVDDALASLRALEAELDGLEAGLADADEELLERYGNLQTQYQLREGYAAESRVEAALDRLGLGGLDRRRTLGSLSGGEQHRVALACVLADPADILLFDEPTNHLDASGTAWLEARLAAHRGTVVVVSHDRALLRTVASSIIEVDAERCAVNRYGNGYEGYLREKAAERERWVQQYRGWLDAMAAERLQADTVAGKMGYARRRDGDKMGFDFKAGTWQRAASSKVRNAQERLRRLEASPVDRPPVPLKLAVDLQQPGQPGVGEGAAPGAGGATAGAGESDDPALEVRGVEVHGRLERTDFRVEAGQKILITGPNGAGKSTLLSVLAGTLEPDAGTVERHGRIGYLQQELEPPLRPGQRLLPAFVSGLGGNIDEHAEALLRLGLFRTTEFHVPVGSLSAGQQRRLALARLLLGGYGTMLVDEPTNHLAPVLVEQLEAALSEFGGTLIMVSHDRALGEWFNKCAARGAGSWLRYTMRDGALV; this is encoded by the coding sequence TTGACTGAACATCTTTCCCTGACCGGCGTCACCCATGGCTACGGCGACCGCCGGCTTTTTACCGACGTCCATCTCTCCGTCGGTGCCGGTGAACATGTGGCCGTCGTCGGCGAGAACGGCGCCGGAAAATCGACCCTGCTCCGCATCCTGGCCGGGATCGAGGCCCCGGACGAAGGCACTGCCGTCAGCCACGGCCGCGTCGGCTACCTGGCCCAGACCACCGGCCTGCCGGCGACGTTCACCGTGGGCGACGCCGTCGACGATGCGCTGGCGTCACTCCGCGCCCTGGAGGCGGAGCTGGACGGCCTGGAAGCCGGCCTGGCCGATGCCGACGAGGAGCTGCTGGAACGCTACGGCAACCTGCAGACCCAGTACCAGCTCCGGGAAGGCTATGCCGCGGAGTCGCGGGTGGAAGCGGCACTGGACCGCCTTGGACTGGGCGGGCTGGACCGGCGGCGGACGCTGGGTTCGCTCTCCGGCGGTGAGCAGCACCGGGTGGCGCTGGCCTGTGTGCTCGCAGATCCCGCGGACATCCTCCTCTTCGACGAACCCACCAACCATCTGGACGCCAGCGGAACGGCCTGGCTCGAGGCGCGGCTGGCCGCCCACCGGGGGACCGTCGTCGTGGTCTCCCACGACCGGGCGCTGCTGCGCACGGTGGCGTCCTCCATCATCGAGGTGGACGCCGAACGGTGCGCCGTCAATCGCTACGGGAACGGCTACGAAGGGTACCTGCGGGAGAAGGCCGCAGAGCGTGAGCGCTGGGTGCAGCAATACCGCGGCTGGCTGGACGCGATGGCCGCCGAACGGCTTCAGGCGGACACCGTAGCCGGGAAGATGGGCTACGCCCGCCGCCGCGACGGCGACAAAATGGGCTTCGACTTCAAAGCCGGCACCTGGCAGCGGGCGGCCAGCAGCAAGGTCCGCAACGCCCAGGAACGGCTGCGCCGGCTCGAAGCCAGCCCGGTGGACCGCCCGCCGGTTCCCTTGAAACTGGCGGTGGACCTCCAGCAGCCCGGGCAGCCCGGCGTCGGTGAAGGAGCGGCTCCCGGCGCGGGTGGCGCCACCGCCGGCGCCGGCGAGAGCGACGACCCTGCGCTGGAAGTCCGCGGCGTGGAGGTGCACGGGCGGCTGGAACGGACGGATTTCCGGGTGGAGGCCGGCCAAAAGATCCTGATCACGGGTCCCAACGGTGCCGGTAAATCCACGCTGCTGTCCGTCCTCGCGGGCACGCTGGAGCCGGACGCGGGCACGGTGGAACGGCACGGCCGGATCGGCTATCTGCAGCAGGAACTGGAGCCGCCGCTCCGCCCCGGGCAACGGCTTCTCCCGGCCTTCGTGTCCGGCCTGGGCGGCAACATTGACGAGCATGCCGAGGCGCTGCTGCGGCTGGGCCTCTTCCGGACCACCGAATTCCACGTTCCGGTCGGCAGCCTTTCCGCCGGTCAACAGCGCCGGCTGGCCCTTGCCCGGCTTCTGCTTGGCGGCTACGGAACGATGCTGGTTGATGAACCCACCAACCACCTGGCGCCCGTGCTGGTAGAACAGCTGGAAGCGGCACTGTCGGAGTTCGGCGGAACGCTCATCATGGTGAGCCACGACCGCGCCCTGGGGGAGTGGTTCAACAAATGTGCGGCACGCGGGGCCGGAAGCTGGCTGCGGTACACCATGCGGGACGGCGCGCTCGTCTAG
- a CDS encoding Rieske (2Fe-2S) protein, whose amino-acid sequence MNAGHNLGPVSQVPFGEGRAFGVDGEQVAVFRLRDGSLRALSAVCPHKGGPIADGTIDQDVVLCPLHQNAFRLDTGCSTTGAEPLTSYDVQIDNHQNIILRTSAR is encoded by the coding sequence ATGAATGCCGGCCACAACCTGGGCCCCGTAAGCCAGGTCCCCTTCGGGGAGGGGAGGGCGTTCGGCGTCGACGGCGAACAGGTGGCGGTGTTCCGGCTCCGGGACGGCAGCCTGCGGGCCCTGTCCGCTGTCTGCCCACACAAGGGCGGCCCGATCGCGGACGGCACCATCGACCAGGACGTGGTCCTGTGCCCGCTGCATCAGAACGCCTTCAGGCTGGACACCGGGTGCTCCACCACCGGTGCCGAACCTCTGACTAGCTACGACGTCCAGATCGATAATCATCAGAATATTATTCTGCGAACCTCCGCAAGGTAG
- a CDS encoding amino acid permease has translation MPQSTPTELKSPTAQSAVVDSTLSAEGYKKSLSGRQVTMIAMGGAIGVGLFMGAGGRLASTGPALIFSYAIAGVIAYLLMRALGELIMYRQTSGSFVSYAGEMFGKKGAYVSGWMYFINWAMTGIAELIAIGLYFQFFFPNVPVELTAIAALLLLVGVNLMSVKAFGEFEFWASCLKVGAILIFLAVGTFMVVTNAQVGDGHASVNNLFAAEGGMFPKGALVMILVLNAVIFAYNGIELVGITAGEMQDPAKEVPKAIRAVVFRIVVFYVGSVTLLAMLLPSDQYVAGTSPFVTVFGQMGLGWMGDVMNMIVITAALSSCNSGLYSIGRIFRTMANNGHAPEWLTRMSKSHVPYAAILAIGGVYLVGILLNIWLGGSHAFDLALNSASIGVIFTWGAIFASQIALRKTKGKVSSLPAPGGTWSSWAGLVALLAITVLIGFDTMTSKTGEVFHLGLWTLATIPFFVLVLWLGWKKVKDNEPKSELFS, from the coding sequence GTGCCACAAAGTACCCCAACAGAACTTAAGAGCCCGACGGCGCAATCCGCCGTCGTCGACTCCACCCTCAGTGCCGAGGGCTACAAGAAGTCCCTGAGCGGCCGCCAGGTCACCATGATCGCCATGGGCGGCGCCATCGGCGTCGGCCTCTTCATGGGTGCCGGCGGACGCCTGGCCTCCACGGGCCCCGCACTGATTTTCTCCTACGCCATTGCCGGCGTCATCGCTTACCTGTTGATGCGCGCCCTGGGCGAGCTCATCATGTACCGCCAGACGTCGGGCTCGTTCGTCAGCTACGCCGGCGAAATGTTCGGCAAGAAGGGCGCGTATGTGTCCGGCTGGATGTACTTCATCAACTGGGCCATGACCGGCATCGCCGAGCTCATCGCCATCGGCCTGTACTTCCAGTTCTTCTTCCCGAACGTGCCGGTTGAACTGACCGCCATCGCCGCCCTGCTGCTGCTCGTGGGCGTGAACCTCATGAGCGTGAAGGCGTTCGGCGAATTCGAATTCTGGGCGTCCTGCCTCAAGGTCGGCGCCATCCTCATCTTCCTGGCCGTAGGCACCTTCATGGTGGTCACCAACGCCCAGGTGGGCGACGGCCACGCCTCGGTCAACAACCTCTTCGCAGCCGAAGGCGGAATGTTCCCCAAGGGTGCGCTGGTGATGATCCTGGTCCTGAACGCCGTGATCTTTGCCTACAACGGGATTGAGCTCGTCGGCATCACGGCCGGTGAAATGCAGGATCCGGCCAAGGAAGTGCCCAAAGCGATCCGCGCCGTGGTCTTCCGCATCGTGGTGTTCTATGTCGGTTCCGTCACGCTGCTGGCCATGCTGCTGCCCTCGGACCAGTACGTGGCAGGCACCTCGCCGTTCGTCACCGTGTTCGGCCAGATGGGCCTGGGCTGGATGGGCGATGTCATGAACATGATCGTCATCACCGCCGCGCTCTCCTCCTGCAACTCGGGCCTGTACTCGATCGGCCGGATCTTCCGCACCATGGCCAACAACGGCCACGCTCCGGAGTGGCTGACCCGGATGTCCAAGAGCCACGTGCCGTACGCGGCCATCCTGGCCATCGGCGGCGTCTACCTCGTCGGCATCCTGCTGAACATCTGGCTGGGCGGCTCCCACGCGTTCGACCTCGCGCTCAACTCCGCATCAATCGGCGTGATCTTCACCTGGGGCGCCATCTTCGCCAGCCAGATCGCGCTGCGCAAAACGAAGGGCAAGGTCTCGTCCCTGCCCGCGCCCGGCGGAACCTGGAGCAGCTGGGCCGGCCTGGTTGCCCTGCTGGCCATCACCGTGCTGATCGGCTTCGACACCATGACCAGCAAGACCGGTGAGGTCTTCCACCTCGGCCTGTGGACCCTCGCCACCATCCCGTTCTTCGTGCTGGTGCTGTGGCTTGGCTGGAAGAAGGTCAAGGACAACGAGCCGAAGAGCGAGCTCTTCAGCTAG
- a CDS encoding SRPBCC family protein, whose product MDHKTTLTHHVNASPDKVWTVISDIPGSAATLSGVDSIQMLSEGAYGEGTRWKETRTMMGRAETVEMWVSQAEPPSPTRAGTTTVKALQGGADYTTRFILAERDGGTDLTLTFGAKVVRPTLLSKVMLALFGRIGMSITRKALAKDVAEIAAKAESL is encoded by the coding sequence ATGGACCACAAGACCACGCTCACGCATCACGTCAATGCCAGTCCGGACAAGGTCTGGACCGTGATCTCGGACATCCCGGGCTCCGCCGCCACGCTCTCCGGAGTCGACTCCATCCAGATGCTCAGCGAGGGCGCATACGGTGAAGGGACCCGGTGGAAGGAAACCCGGACCATGATGGGCCGGGCGGAAACCGTCGAGATGTGGGTGTCCCAGGCTGAGCCGCCGTCGCCCACGCGGGCCGGAACCACCACGGTCAAGGCGCTCCAGGGCGGTGCCGACTACACCACGCGGTTCATCCTCGCGGAGCGGGACGGCGGGACCGACCTCACGCTGACCTTCGGCGCCAAAGTGGTCAGGCCCACCCTTCTTAGCAAGGTCATGCTGGCACTGTTCGGCAGGATCGGCATGAGCATCACCCGGAAGGCGCTGGCCAAGGACGTCGCCGAGATTGCAGCGAAGGCCGAGTCCCTCTGA
- the nirB gene encoding nitrite reductase large subunit NirB produces MTATLDSRQRGPLPKGKVPQGKPNDRRRLVVIGNGMAGARAVEEILARGGAEQFTITMFGDEPYGNYNRIMLSHVLSGEESDADIFLNSLHWYQDNDITLHAGVRVERIDRFTKYVFANNGHVVPYDVLIIATGSQSFMPPMDGLYTPSGSIKPGVFTFRTIDDTRNMVQHAQHDHHHTAVVIGGGLLGLEAARGLQSHGIDVDVVHSGGHLMNAQMGPDGGAILRRSVEALGIRVHTGSRTTAVLGADKVTGVRLRDKPDISCDMVVVAAGIRPNVDLAVLSGLHVERAIVVDDQLRVVDEDDIYAVGECVQHRGEVYGLVAPLWEQAVVLADHVTGADTSSVYLGSRIATKLKVAGVEVASMGLQGPERDTDEHIVFSEPSRGVFKSIVIRDNKMVGATLLGDSRKVAYLTQAFDKGLPLPEERISLMFDLGGPAEEQGVAELDDDAQVCNCNGVSKKSLVDVVKGGCNTLTGAMDATRAGKGCGSCKLLVKQVVEWAADGAVEEDPAASFYVPGIPLDKTSLMAAIRKQGLRSVSAVFAALAPGSAEDAKSKMGLASLMKMMLADQYIDERDARFINDRVHANIQRDGTFSVVPQMKGGVTSVQQLRRIADVAEKHNIPLIKLTGGQRIDLLGVPKEDLPQVWADLDMPSGYAYGKSFRTVKTCVGKDFCRYGTGDSTKLGIEIESRFQGIEAPAKLKLAVSGCPRNCAESLVKDVGVVAVEGGRWEIYIGGAAGAHIRKGDLLATVGDPEEVKVLTGRFMQYYRENANWLERTYSFVPRVGIDRIRAVVVDDAEGLAAGLDAAMQASVDSYVDPWTERDDPLTPGQFRTSLPLTVLPQVPVR; encoded by the coding sequence ATGACAGCAACCCTCGATAGTCGCCAGCGCGGGCCCCTTCCGAAGGGCAAGGTCCCGCAGGGCAAGCCGAACGACCGCCGTCGGCTGGTGGTGATCGGCAACGGCATGGCCGGTGCCCGGGCAGTGGAAGAGATCCTGGCCCGCGGCGGCGCCGAACAGTTCACCATCACCATGTTCGGAGACGAGCCGTACGGCAACTACAACAGGATCATGCTCAGCCACGTCCTCTCCGGCGAGGAAAGCGACGCGGACATCTTCCTAAACTCCCTGCACTGGTACCAGGACAACGACATCACGCTCCACGCAGGCGTCCGGGTGGAACGGATCGACCGCTTCACCAAATATGTCTTCGCCAATAACGGCCACGTGGTGCCGTACGACGTGCTGATCATCGCCACGGGCAGCCAATCGTTCATGCCGCCGATGGACGGCCTGTATACGCCCAGCGGCTCGATCAAACCCGGCGTTTTCACGTTCCGCACCATTGACGACACCCGCAACATGGTCCAGCACGCGCAGCACGATCACCACCACACGGCCGTGGTGATCGGCGGCGGCCTCCTGGGCCTGGAAGCCGCGCGGGGGCTCCAAAGCCATGGCATCGACGTCGACGTGGTGCACTCCGGCGGCCACCTCATGAATGCCCAGATGGGACCCGACGGCGGAGCCATCCTCCGGCGGAGCGTGGAGGCCCTCGGAATACGGGTGCACACCGGAAGCCGCACCACCGCGGTCCTGGGTGCGGATAAAGTCACGGGCGTCCGGCTGCGGGACAAGCCGGACATCAGCTGCGACATGGTGGTGGTGGCCGCAGGAATCCGGCCCAACGTGGATCTCGCCGTGCTCAGCGGACTGCACGTGGAACGCGCCATCGTGGTGGATGACCAGCTGCGGGTGGTGGACGAGGACGACATCTATGCGGTGGGCGAATGCGTCCAGCACCGCGGCGAGGTCTACGGCCTGGTGGCACCGCTGTGGGAACAGGCCGTGGTGCTCGCCGACCACGTGACCGGCGCTGACACTTCCTCGGTATACCTGGGATCCCGCATCGCCACGAAACTCAAGGTGGCCGGCGTCGAGGTCGCGTCCATGGGCCTGCAGGGCCCGGAGCGGGACACGGACGAGCACATCGTGTTCTCCGAGCCCAGCCGCGGCGTGTTCAAGTCCATCGTCATCCGGGACAACAAGATGGTGGGCGCCACCCTGCTCGGTGACAGCCGCAAGGTGGCCTACCTGACCCAGGCCTTCGACAAGGGGCTGCCCCTGCCGGAGGAGCGGATCTCGCTGATGTTCGACCTGGGCGGCCCCGCGGAGGAACAGGGCGTGGCCGAACTCGACGACGACGCCCAGGTCTGCAACTGCAACGGCGTCAGCAAGAAGTCACTCGTGGACGTGGTCAAGGGCGGGTGCAACACCCTGACCGGAGCCATGGACGCCACCCGGGCAGGCAAAGGCTGCGGTTCCTGCAAGCTGCTGGTGAAGCAGGTGGTGGAATGGGCTGCCGACGGCGCGGTGGAGGAGGACCCCGCCGCCAGCTTCTACGTGCCGGGCATTCCACTGGACAAGACCTCGCTGATGGCGGCCATCCGCAAACAGGGACTCCGCTCCGTGTCCGCCGTGTTCGCAGCGCTGGCGCCGGGCAGCGCCGAGGACGCGAAATCCAAAATGGGCCTCGCTTCACTCATGAAGATGATGCTCGCGGACCAGTACATCGACGAGCGGGACGCCCGGTTCATCAACGACCGCGTGCACGCGAACATCCAGCGCGACGGCACGTTCTCCGTGGTGCCGCAGATGAAGGGCGGCGTGACGTCCGTGCAGCAGCTGCGCCGGATTGCCGACGTCGCCGAGAAACACAACATTCCGCTGATCAAGCTGACCGGCGGGCAGCGCATCGACCTGCTGGGCGTGCCCAAGGAGGACCTGCCACAGGTCTGGGCGGACCTGGACATGCCTTCCGGCTATGCCTACGGGAAGAGCTTTCGTACCGTCAAAACCTGCGTGGGCAAGGACTTCTGCCGCTACGGCACCGGCGACTCCACCAAGCTGGGCATCGAGATCGAATCGCGGTTCCAAGGGATCGAGGCACCGGCCAAGCTGAAGCTGGCCGTCTCGGGCTGCCCGCGGAACTGCGCCGAGTCGCTGGTCAAAGACGTGGGCGTGGTGGCGGTGGAAGGCGGCCGCTGGGAGATCTATATCGGGGGAGCGGCCGGCGCCCACATCCGCAAGGGCGACCTCCTCGCCACCGTCGGGGACCCCGAGGAAGTCAAGGTGCTGACCGGCCGGTTTATGCAGTACTACCGGGAGAACGCCAACTGGCTCGAGCGGACCTACTCGTTTGTGCCACGGGTGGGCATTGACCGCATCCGTGCCGTGGTGGTGGACGACGCGGAAGGCCTCGCAGCCGGGTTGGACGCCGCCATGCAGGCGTCCGTGGACAGCTACGTGGATCCCTGGACCGAACGGGACGATCCGCTCACACCCGGTCAGTTCCGCACTTCGCTGCCGCTCACGGTGCTTCCCCAGGTTCCGGTCCGATGA